Proteins from one Triticum aestivum cultivar Chinese Spring chromosome 7A, IWGSC CS RefSeq v2.1, whole genome shotgun sequence genomic window:
- the LOC123150086 gene encoding glycine--tRNA ligase, chloroplastic/mitochondrial 2-like, translated as MAVDEGINYEIVRSVLMERANCPYLASQTAAEMEAFSRTEDFPKIVKAYSRPVRIIRGKQVESAWEVDASAFQKEEEKALWSAYLEAADKIHPGVDIKTFAEAFLLLIQPLEDFFNNVFVMAEDERIRNNRLALLQKIASLTKGIADLSVLPGF; from the exons GTGGACGAAGGAATTAACTATGAAATAGTCCGGTCAGTGCTTATGGAGCGTGCAAACTGCCCTTACCTAGCATCACAAACGGCAGCTGAA ATGGAAGCTTTTTCAAGAACTGAAGATTTTCCAAAAATTGTCAAGGCGTATTCAAGGCCAGTTCGAATTATACGTGGGAAGCAAGTTGAGTCTGCTTGGGAG GTCGACGCAAGCGCAttccagaaagaagaagaaaaggccttGTGGAGCGCCTACTTGGAGGCTGCCGATAAGATCCATCCTG GAGTCGACATCAAAACCTTCGCCGAGGCATTCCTGCTTCTGATACAACCCCTGGAGGATTTCTTCAACAATGTTTTCGTCATGGCG GAAGACGAGAGGATCCGCAACAATCGGCTGGCACTGTTGCAAAAGATTGCGAGTTTGACCAAGGGGATCGCCGACCTCTCGGTTTTACCAGGGTTTTAG
- the LOC123149305 gene encoding disease resistance protein RGA5, giving the protein MYDPGDSSSSRPHPHGKEELQPEVFLYTASASASRRRGRTSADRYALCALLRGYGLAVDVRDVSRSKAHRSDLKSLLAARGCAFSLPQLLVGGRLVGGPDDVRQLHQAGGLRPLLNAAPRPSRAFVCQACKTVGSEPCPKCRESRNKMLDHGITEEAEERVVLFYPTQDVSMGGVSREMDASFSVSLGAMRPLLKKLDMMLGPHGCKLTKGVNDRSPHLKDDLEEIGTYLEDLLEVEDPPLSAKCWMREAHELSYDILDCIDNFVPPESPGYKSIHKMTHVRIPMRLKWQKQIEYAAPDVSGHVIPKIIHVDVIRAPRRLKWYQQMVEKVSEFRIYAQEVVGRYERYQLHHCSTLMARRFSSVGPMMPLPPPPCEKTLSGLVIDGWMSKFINSQLANDENQQLKVVSIHGSGCLGKTMLAKVLYNKIGRQFQCRAFIRVSKKPDMKRLFCDMLSQIQRKQPQASQDASDELHITAENIRNCLHGNRYLIVVDDLRDTAAWDVINQLFPKCSQGSRIITTTQIEDVALACCSDDPEQVFEMNPLDDDHSRKLFFDRLFGSESDCPEEFKQVSSQIVEICGGLPLATISIASLLANQPSLSVDLLTHIHDSLVSCLSSNSTSERTKQVLNLSYNSLPHYLKTCLLQLCMYPEGSIIFKHDLVKQWVAERFISTSEGQNMEEVAGMYFDELVDRRFIQPMYMNFNNEVVSCTVHDLVHDFIAHKSAEENFVVVVDHNRKILALSHKIHRLSLQLGDAKYAKIPANIRKSQVRSLGVFGLPECMPCIAEFKLVRVLNLQLSGRRHGNQDLSIDLSRVSELFHLRYLKIVCDVCIKLPNRMRGLQCLETLDVMDTPRGTYVPWDIIYLTRLLHLGLPPDTNMLDWAVGDGLSLCRPNHLQDLCISTPLSSDYDHLKRNMHAMDYLRYEHESLKAIKLVAHGSSVSYGDASKARVKWVLDHPQKNKKLWWCAVSTTLHVFSNGNGPRATRTTRSTCKGM; this is encoded by the exons ATGTATGATCCTGGCGACAGCTCCTCGTCCCGGCCGCATCCGCACGGCAAGGAGGAGCTGCAGCCGGAGGTATTTCTCTACACGGCGTCAGCTTCAGCATCGCGCCGCAGAGGGCGCACCTCCGCCGACCGCTACGCCTTGTGCGCCCTGCTGCGCGGCTACGGCCTGGCCGTGGACGTGCGCGACGTGTCCAGGAGCAAAGCGCACCGCAGCGATCTCAAGTCGTTGCTCGCGGCTCGGGGCTGCGCCTTCTCCCTCCCGCAGCTCCTCGTGGGCGGCCGGCTCGTCGGTGGCCCTGACGATGTCAGGCAGCTGCACCAGGCCGGTGGGCTGCGGCCTCTCCTCAACGCCGCCCCAAGGCCGAGCCGCGCCTTCGTCTGCCAAGCCTGTAAGACGGTCGGCTCCGAGCCGTGCCCAAAGTGCAGGGAATCTCGCAACAAGATGCTGGATCATGGCATtactgaggaggcggaggagagggTCGTCCTTTTCTATCCAACCCAAG ATGTTTCAATGGGAGGTGTAAGCAGAGAGATGGATGCCAGTTTCAGTGTTTCTCTGGGCGCCATGAGACCTCTTCTTAAGAAGCTTGACATGATGCTAGGTCCTCATGGATGCAAGCTGACCAAAGGGGTCAATGATAGGTCGCCGCACCTCAAAGATGATCTTGAAGAAATAGGCACATACCTTGAAGATCTGTTAGAGGTGGAGGACCCTCCCCTGTCAGCCAAGTGCTGGATGAGAGAGGCACATGAGTTATCTTATGACATCCTAGATTGTATTGATAACTTTGTGCCCCCCGAGTCTCCTGGCTACAAATCTATCCACAAGATGACTCATGTTAGGATTCCCATGAGGCTAAAGTGGCAGAAACAGATTGAATATGCAGCTCCTGATGTGTCAGGACATGTTATCCCCAAAATCATTCATGTTGATGTCATTCGTGCTCCAAGGAGGCTCAAGTGGTACCAGCAGATGGTTGAAAAGGTATCGGAATTCAGGATCTATGCCCAGGAGGTGGTAGGACGGTATGAGAGGTACCAACTCCACCATTGTAGCACCTTGATGGCGCGTAGATTTTCGTCTGTTGGGCCTATGATGCCACTGCCGCCACCCCCTTGTGAGAAAACTTTGTCCGGCCTAGTAATTGATGGTTGGATGAGCAAGTTTATCAACTCCCAGCTGGCTAATGATGAGAATCAGCAGCTCAAGGTGGTGTCTATTCACGGGTCTGGATGTCTTGGTAAAACAATGCTTGCCAAAGTGTTGTACAATAAAATTGGGAGGCAATTCCAATGTCGGGCTTTCATCCGGGTGTCCAAAAAGCCTGATATGAAGAGGCTTTTCTGTGACATGCTATCACAAATCCAGCGGAAGCAGCCCCAAGCAAGCCAAGACGCTTCTGATGAACTTCACATTACTGCTGAAAATATCAGGAATTGTCTACATGGCAATAG GTATCTTATTGTTGTTGATGATTTACGGGATACAGCAGCATGGGATGTTATTAATCAGCTTTTCCCCAAGTGTAGTCAAGGAAGCAGAATAATAACAACTACACAAATTGAAGATGTTGCATTAGCATGTTGCAGTGATGACCCAGAACAAGTTTTTGAGATGAATCCTTTGGATGATGATCACTCAAGGAAGCTATTCTTTGACAGGCTTTTTGGTTCTGAAAGTGACTGTCCTGAAGAATTCAAACAAGTTTCAAGCCAAATTGTAGAAATATGTGGTGGTTTGCCGCTAGCCACCATCAGCATTGCTAGTCTGCTGGCAAACCAGccttctttatcagtggatttgtTGACACACATACATGATTCGTTAGTGTCTTGTTTGTCATCAAATTCGACTTCAGAAAGAACGAAACAAGTACTAAACCTGAGCTACAACAGCCTTCCTCATTACCTCAAGACATGCTTGCTCCAGCTCTGTATGTATCCAGAGGGCTCCATAATCTTCAAACATGACCTGGTGAAGCAATGGGTGGCTGAAAGGTTTATTTCTACAAGTGAAGGGCAAAACATGGAGGAAGTTGCAGGGATGTATTTCGATGAGCTTGTTGATAGAAGATTCATCCAGCCCATGTATATGAACTTCAACAATGAGGTGGTGTCCTGCACAGTGCATGACTTGGTACATGATTTTATTGCACACAAGTCTGCAGAAGAGAATTTCGTTGTGGTAGTAGATCACAATCGGAAGATTTTGGCACTTTCTCATAAGATCCATCGACTCTCTCTTCAACTTGGTGATGCAAAATATGCCAAGATTCCAGCAAACATCAGAAAGTCGCAAGTACGTTCACTTGGAGTTTTTGGATTACCAGAGTGCATGCCTTGCATTGCAGAGTTCAAGCTTGTTCGTGTTCTAAACCTTCAGCTGTCTGGTCGTCGTCATGGTAACCAAGACCTGTCCATAGACCTCTCTAGAGTATCAGAACTGTTCCATCTGAGATATCTGAAGATTGTTTGTGATGTCTGCATAAAACTTCCAAACCGTATGAGAGGGCTGCAGTGTTTGGAAACACTGGATGTGATGGATACACCAAGAGGCACTTATGTTCCATGGGACATTATATATCTCACACGCTTGTTGCACCTCGGTCTTCCTCCTGACACAAATATGCTGGATTGGGCTGTCGGTGACGGTCTGAGCCTTTGCAGGCCGAACCACCTGCAGGATCTTTGCATTTCTACACCGCTTTCTTCAGATTACGACCATCTGAAGAGAAACATGCATGCTATGGATTATTTAAGGTATGAACATGAAAGCCTGAAAGCTATAAAACTGGTGGCTCACGGATCCTCGGTTAGCTATGGTGACGCATCAAAAGCAAGAGTTAAGTGGGTTTTGGATCacccgcaaaaaaataaaaaattgtggTGGTGTGCCGTCAGCACTACTTTGCATGTTTTCAGCAATGGCAATGGTCCGAGAGCAACAAGAACAACTAGGAGTACATGTAAAGGCATGTAA